DNA from Pelodiscus sinensis isolate JC-2024 chromosome 1, ASM4963464v1, whole genome shotgun sequence:
TTTTCTCTGACTCAGATGTGCTGATAATTTGCCTCAGCTTTGGGGAATTAACCCCCAAGTATCTGCAGCTATTACTTACTGGTTGGGAGCTGTTCTCTGTTCATCTACGGGCGTGAAATCAGTTCCAACCTTTTATTTTGTTCTCCTGACTCAGGTGCTCTCTTTGTCTCTTCCCAAAATGAACCAGTCCCTGACTTTTCAGTCTGTCCACACATGGTCACCCCTGCATCTCACAACTTTTCTCGGAACCTCTTTTCTATCACCTATGTCCTCCATAGAGACTGGGTGACCAAAACTGAGCTCTTGTCCACAGCAAGTTATTCTCTACCCCACTCCTTTGGCAACTGAACACTCTCTTTCTTTGGGCCACCGCTGTGAATGAGCAGATGTTTCCATGGAGTTGCTGTCATTGACACACAATGAGATGTGTTCCATCTGGGCTGATTTCCCCCGACACAGGTCTTGGCAAAGGTTTGGATTTTTTCCATGCTCAGATTTTGAGCAAGCGGTGGATGGGGGACACCCTACAGCACAGACCTTCTAGCTTGGGTTTCACTGCCATAAGAAATAATGAGGGATACCCAGTATCACACTCCTGTTTCCTTATAGACATTATTAAGATATCCAGCATCATGATGTTTACGAATTACACATGAAGGAAGAATGATAGAATAGGGCATTGGCATTGGCATTAGCCTTGGTAAGGGTAGTTATTCATAATTCATTTCTCTAAATGATGAAAATACCATTTATCACTGTGTAAAGCCCAATCTATCTGCTTCACCCATGACAGCAGCCTCCAGTAGTGCATGTTGTGTCTCATGTTAACATTATGTCTCCATCCAGGCATTTGTACTGTGACCATCACCCTGGAGCCTGGGAACATACAAGACATCAGACGAAAGTTCGATAAATGCAGGAGACATTGTTCTGTCTCAGAGTTGGACGCCTTCCCCCCtgctccatgtcagattccaacgcaacccacttcaccaacccctccaccttcatcctgctgggcgtTCCTGGCTGGGAGtcagcccatgtctggatctccatccccttctgcactatGTACACCATTGCcgtcttggggaacttcaccatcctgttcgTTGTGAAGCGGGAGATGAGCCTCCAtgggcccatgtactatttcctctgcatgctggctgtcagCGACCTGATCCTGTCCACCTCCATTGtgcccaaaacactgagcatcttctggttcaattcccgGGAGATTGACttcaatgcctgcctcacccagatgtattTCATTCACACCTTCTTGTCGATAGAATCTGGGATTCTTGGTGCAATGGCTTTGgatcgctatgtggccatctgtgatcccctgagacattccaccatcctgacagaCCCTATGGTGGCCAAGATTGGCCTGGCCGTGATCGGGCGGTGCACTGTGCTTGTACTGCCTACTCCCTTCCTAGCGAGGCAGTGGCCGTATTGCAGAACTAACATCATCACCCACACGCACTGCGAGCACATggccgtggtgaagctggcctgtgccGACACCCGCATCAGTAATTACTATGGCCTTTCTGTGGTATTCTTAGTTACTGGGGTGGATGCCATTATTATCACtgtgtcctacacccagatcctcagggccatcttcagtcTTCCCACAAAGGAGACTCAGCTCAAGACGTTTGGGACGTGTGGCTCCCACCTCTGTGTCATATTAGTCTTTTACATCCCgggtctcttctccttcctcacgcACAGGCTTGGCCACAATTTGGCCCTGCATTTCGAAGTTCTCATTGCCAATGTGTACCTCTTGGtgccccccatgctaaaccccatcatctatggggtgaggaccaGACAGATCCGGGAAAGGCTGCTCACACTCTTTACTCAGAAAGGGGCCTAACATTTTCTACTTGTGCTACAGATCACACACTAAGTTCTCTTCAGATCTGGTTGGTGATGTCGGGCAAAGACCTCTTTCCTGAATCACTTACTAGACAGACATTAAGTCTTCTCCTGTCTGTACTGTGCTATTTCAGTGTGACAGACTAGAGAACTGATCTGAGTacaactagggaaatacaacatagattGGGCTACTGTAAGTTGGGTGCCTACCTGGCTGAATAATTGTTCTCAGacagtagttatcagtggttcacagtcataccAACAGGATATAACGTGTGGGGTTTTGCAGCAACCAGTTTGGGGATaggatctgttcaatatcttcatcaatgatgtagataacGGCATAGAAAAtgctcttattaagtttgcagatgataccaagttgggaggggttgcaagtgctttggaggatacggTTATAATttgaaatgatctggacaaactggagaaacggtctgaggtaaacacgatgaagtttaatgaggacaaatgcaaagtgctccacttaggaaggaacgatccACTTCACACACACGGAATAGGAAATGATTGTCTaagaaggagttctgcagaaagaaatctagaggtcatagtggaccacaagtaaatgtgagtcaacagtgcaatagtttttcactcacacacacacacacacacacacacacacacacacacacagagagagagagagagagagagagagaaaataattatGGGCtacattaacaggaatgttgtaagacAGGAGAAattattcttctgctctgctccatgCTGATTATgtctcatctggagtattgtgtccagttctgggaccacatttcaggaaagacgtggacacattggaaaaagTCCCAAGAAgaacaatgaaaataaataaatatttagaaaacatgacctatgtggaaagattttttttaaaagggggtgtgtgtttagtttggaaaagacaaAGACTGAGGGGGCACATgagaacagttttcaagtacagaaAAAACTGttaaaggaggaagaagaaaattttTTTTGCTCTTGTCCTCTgcaaataggacaagaagcaatgggcttaaattgcagcaagggaggtttaggttggacattaggaaaaacttcctacctgtcagggtggttgagcactggaataaattgcccagggcagttttgaaatctccatccctatgtATGACTGGGttgcctcttgctcacaggtTAACTCTGTTTTATATTAGCAAAATCATGGTCATTGCTATCTAGGCCTCAGGCTTCATACCCGGCCTGTGATTCATGGGcctatgtttcaggccctcatcttactgcAACAGGGCAATTAGGGTAGGGCAGAAGCATCACAAAGAAAAGAACCAGCCTAGCGAGGTAGACCGAGGTTCCAATAGCCAGCGTTGATAACAGTGAAACTGGATATTTAGGGAGGCTGAGGAATGCCCATTATGGGAGGTTTAAGCACAGGATGGACAAACGCCCATAAGAGATGAGCCAGGTTTCCTCAGCCCTGCCTCAGCATGGGGATGGTGCGGCTGGCTGCTCCTTCCACCTCATATTTTAGATACTGCTTAGAAAAAGACCCATCTCCATATTATCATCAGAGGTGTCACCCATCCTCTGACCCTAGCGTCTCATAGGAACAttgtctctccatccaggcattTCTACTGCGACCGTCACCCTAGACCCTGGGCACATACAGGACATTAGTGGCACATACAGTTCATGTAGGAGACATTTTTCTGCATCAGATGTAAACACCTTCTCCACTACTCCATGTCAGATTCTAACATCACCAACctctccaccttcatcctgctgggcatccctgacCTGAAGGTGGatcatgtctggatctccatccccttctgcaccatgtatgTCATAGCCCTCTTGGGGATCTTCACCATCCTGTCAGTCGTGAACATAGAGCCAAATCTTCATGGGTCTATGaattatttcctctgcatgctggctgctACTGATCTCATCCTCTGTACATCGATCTGGCCAAGAATGCTAACCATCTTCTGGTTCCATTCGGGGGAGACTGAATTCCCTCACCCACCCGTTCTGCTTCCATTACTTTTCAGTGACGTTTTTGGCCATGGCTTTGGATCACTATGTGTCCATCTGCCATCCTTTGGGACATTCCACTGACCTAAGTGAATGTCAGACATGCAACCAACCTTGGTGGCCAAGATTGGCCTGGTCATGGTGCTGTATAATTGCAAGCTTGTACTGCCCGATATCCTCCTTGGAAGGTGGTGGCCGCATTGCAGGTCCAGCATCGTCAGCCTTCGCACAGCCTGAGCCCCTAGGCAGGGCCTATTAACTATCAGCGGGGCCGTGCTGCCACGCtgcctagagggaaccttgcCAGCCCTCTGCCTTTAGTGACACGTGCAAGTCAAAGCAGGCGTGCCCGCTGCAGCGTGTTAGTGACTTGGATTCAGCTGGACTCAGACCCCCGGATCTGTTGAGACAAGAGAATCCATTCAGCCTCATCCCCAGTGCACTGCACTGTAGAATTACCCCCATTAACTGGATGAGCAGGCGGAGAGTCCAGCCCGGGGCATCCAAGAGCCCTAccgccagggcagggctggaaagTCTGACTCAG
Protein-coding regions in this window:
- the LOC102448612 gene encoding olfactory receptor 52E4-like, with translation MQETLFCLRVGRLPPCSMSDSNATHFTNPSTFILLGVPGWESAHVWISIPFCTMYTIAVLGNFTILFVVKREMSLHGPMYYFLCMLAVSDLILSTSIVPKTLSIFWFNSREIDFNACLTQMYFIHTFLSIESGILGAMALDRYVAICDPLRHSTILTDPMVAKIGLAVIGRCTVLVLPTPFLARQWPYCRTNIITHTHCEHMAVVKLACADTRISNYYGLSVVFLVTGVDAIIITVSYTQILRAIFSLPTKETQLKTFGTCGSHLCVILVFYIPGLFSFLTHRLGHNLALHFEVLIANVYLLVPPMLNPIIYGVRTRQIRERLLTLFTQKGA